GTATTTGTGGATGAACCAAACGTGCCCGTGGCGTTGCGGCAGCGCGATAACGTGGTGATTACGCCGCATATGGCGAGTGCCACCTGGGAGACACGTCGGGAAATGTCACAGCTGGTAATGGCAAACGTTAATGCGTGGTTTGCTGGCGAGCCACTGGTGACGCCGGTTCCTGCCTGATATCTTGCGGGCAGCGGAAATCGCTGCCCGGTGAGAGGATGCTTATCCCCGTGGTTAATGGCTCCGTCATTGTCCGATTCTCCCTATACGCATATTTATCGGCCAGAAAACCGGACGGCGCTCGGCAGGATATTCGGGCCGGAAACGCGCACAGTTTTCACCGCCTGAAGCAAACCAGTTTCTGTTTCCGGCTTGCATTTAGTTACATCATACATTTGAGTTATCTCCCCCTACGTCGGCATCGCGCGCAGTACAGGCGTATTATGACAGCTGGTGGGCTGTGCCATGAAAAAAACGAGGAAAGCCACCTTCATGATGAGGTGGCTTTTCCGATACTAACCAGAACGCGCGGGCCCGAAGATATCCTTGTCTTGATAATCGCTAATTTACAGGAGACCGAAATGCGGCTTCTGCTGATTACCTCAGCGCATAGATGTAAGAGTTAATGATTTCACCCTCTGCCGTAGTGACTGCAATAGGTGTTCGGGCATACTCCGCGCCTTCAAAGGTATCCAGTTTATCCCAGTGATGAGCGAGTGCTTCGGAGAGGAACAGAAAACCCTCAATCTTTTCGCCCGCCTGGTCAGGGCGTATACCGGGAAAACCCATATCCGCTCCCCATCCCTGTTTATGCAGCACGCCATAAACATGGCCCGGTAACCAATGGCCGCCGATTTCTTCCAGAATATGCGCATTGGGGCGACCCGGTCCCAGGGTGCCATATACGAACAGACTTTCCACCATCTAACCCTCCGTAAAAGCATCGAAAGTAGAGGGCTACGGCAGCATTGTCCAATTCAAAGAAAATGTTATAGCAATATGCTAATGATATTGCAGGGTGTTTTTCATCATATGGGGTAGGGCAATAAGGTCGTTAAATATAATCTGGAAGTAACAACAAAATAACTTGATGCTCTCCAGCCTTACAGGGCTGGAAATTTTGTTAAATTCAACTTTTGTTCTGTAGTCAGCAAGAATGCTTTACGTGTTCTTCACCACGCCAATAAACTTTTCTACCGAAGGATTCACGCGCGCAGATGACCACGCCATCGCGGTAGTGACCACCTCAATATCGTTCTCCAGCGGCAGGATTACCACATTGGCCGGTGACACACGCTCAAGCTTTGCCGGGACCAGAGCAATGCCCTGGCCGCAACTGACAAACGCAATTTGCGAGGCAACCGAACGGACTTCATGAATGATGCGAGGTGAAAAACCTTCGGCGCGACA
The window above is part of the Pantoea cypripedii genome. Proteins encoded here:
- a CDS encoding gamma-glutamylcyclotransferase family protein, producing the protein MESLFVYGTLGPGRPNAHILEEIGGHWLPGHVYGVLHKQGWGADMGFPGIRPDQAGEKIEGFLFLSEALAHHWDKLDTFEGAEYARTPIAVTTAEGEIINSYIYALR